The genomic stretch AGGTCTTACAGCGCAGCATTTGGGGAAAACTAGTCAATAGTGTGCGAGCCGGTCATTCATACTAGTAGCGGTATATGTGTGTCTTTACTATCGCTTGCTTTTTTGTTGGGACTGGTACAAGTCTCTAGTTCCATTCACTGGTGATAGAAGTATACGAATGGGACCTGTATGTGATGGAACTATTATCTGACAATATATTGCTTTTTGAAATATTCCTATAGAGACTGGTTCACGATGCACTAATTCTGGGAGGTTACCACGGAAGCAAAATGCGtactgttgatattcttaAGGAAATGTTCCGTGGTGACACGGAGACCTTTGAAGTCAACCAGCATCGTAGGCGTGGCATTCGTGCGAGTAAAATGGTCTTCGATATTGAGATACAAATACTCTTCCAACTGACTCCATACCTATCACCAATCAGCGGTTGTCTGTGGTAACAACGCCAGCGATTATGCCTCTCAAACTACTTTGTCTCCATGGTTGGGGCACCAATACCAAGGTAAGCCAAATGCATTGCATGGCCGGGGCTTGTGGCACTCACCTATGTGTGATAGATCTTGCAGTCCCAGTTAAGTATGTGTTACGATGCCTTAGAATGGACCAATCAGCTTAACAAACAGATGGTCTAATGACCGATCTTCGTCGCGATAACACGGTGACATTCCACTTTCTTGAGGGAGACGTGGATTCAATTCCAGGCCCGGGGATCTCGGGCTTCTACGACGGTCCTTACTACAGTTATTATAAGTTTCCCCGGTCTATTTCGGACAATGGTGCCGAGGGAGAGTCTTTACTGAGTGCGTACGACCGCCTTTACGACGTTGTAGACGAGGAAGGTCCTTTCGATGGGGTCCTGGGCTTCTCCCATGGGGGCACATTGGCAGCTGGATTCTTGATCCACCATGCAAAATTGTACCCGCAAGAACTACCTTTGTTTCGCTGTGCTATCTTCATCAACTCCCTCCCACCATTCCGGATGGATCCAGGTGGAACTCCAGTGATTGATCCAGATCTGAATGGGTACATCAACATCCCAACCGTGAGTATTGGCGGGGCTGAAGATCCGCTGCTTGAGTACTCACTTGCACTGTATCGGCTGTGCAATCCATCCATGTCGACCTGGGTGGTGCACAGCAAAGGTCACGATATCCCAGCAGATACAAGGAACGTTTCCTCCATCGCTGCAGCAATCAGGAAGTTGGCGGTCCAGACGTTGGCAGTTTGGTGACCCCTTCACTTTAGCTTACGCGTTCTGGCTTCTACCTCTTTGTCCATAAGCACGAGATAGATCCTGGAACGATGAGAGGAAAGTCTAATGCGAGTCATCCGATGCCCAATAGAGTGATTCGGTGATCCTCAGCTGATGTAGTTCGGGACATTGTGGTGTGCGACCCTCGAACCGGGATCTTAACGGAATTATTGTACACCGTATATTTCAAATCAGTTGCTCCTGTATTGCCCATGTTCCAATGTACCCCTATGTTTGTGAATCTATTCTAGCTACTATGCATGGGTCGCTGAACCATCATGACGGCCGATTCCCTTGCACATAGTCCACCCGCCATCCCGACTCCTTCCACTCAAACTTCTTCAGAACCAACTTCAGTAGATCAAGATGACTTGTCCATCCTATCAGAAGATCTGTGCATGCCCATTGCAATCGTTGGAATGGGCTTCAGAGGCCCTGGGAGTGCCACCCATATTAAGGAATTATGGACGATGATTCTCGAAGGGCGGGAGGCGTGGAGTCCAATTCCAAAGTCTCGATGGAATAATGATGCCTTTTATCATCCGGACCACTCACGACATGGAACAGTGAGTACAGTCATATCCTCCAGACATTTGACCATCTTAGAGCTGACAACAAGACACACACAGATCAACGTTGAAGGCGGGCATTTCCTAGCAGAAGATGTGACTTTGTTTGATGCACCATTCTTCAACATGACAAGCGACGAGGCGGCCGTAGGTAAACTCAGCGACCACTGGGTCCGGACTGTTTTTCTAATACCCAGCCCTTAGGCGATGGACCCTCAGCAGCGGCTGTTACTTGAGGTTACTTACGAAGGCTTCGAAAATGGTATGTCCATGCTGTCCTCGTATCCGGGTGTACGCTCACAGCCAATAGCTGGTATCCCGATGGCAAAGATTATGGGCAGTTCAACAGCCTgctttgttggttgtttCAACGCCGACTAcaccgatcttctcctccgtgACCCAGACTGCATTCCGATGTATCAGTGCACAAACTCAGGGCAGTCGCGAGCCATGACGGCGAACCGAGTGTCGTACTTCTTTGACATGAAAGGCCCTAGTGTCACAGTTGATACCGCCTGTTCAGGTAGTTTGACAGCTCTCCATCTGGCATGTCAAAGCCTCCGGACCGGTGATGCGTCGATGGCCGTCGCAGCGGGAGTCAATTTGATTCTTAGCCACGAGTTCATGTCAACAATGACTATGATGAAGTTAGTAAGAAAGACACATTGTATTTAACTAGATTTGACAAATACGCAGGTTCCTTTCCCCGGACGGACGATGCCATACATTCGACGAAAATGCCAGCGGATACGCTCGAGGCGAAGGTATTGGGTGTTTGATCCTCAAGCCATTAAGAGACGCCATTCAAGACCATGACCCCATCCGCGCCATAATCCGAGGCTCTGGGCTGAATCAAGACGGGAGAACCCCCGGAATTACCCTGCCGAATGGCACATCGCAAGAAGCTCTGATGCGTCATGTCTACGAGGTGGCTGGCCTCGATCCATGCGAGACGGACTTCGTCGAAGCCCACGGTACTGGAACTCAGGCTGGCGACCATATTGAAACAGCAGCTCTCGCAAAGGTATTTTGCCACAATCGAAGTCCCATGCGACCGCTACGAGTCGGGTCCATTAAAACCAACGTCGGCCATCTAGAGGGTACGAGTGGAGTTGCGGGCGTTATTAAAGCCGTCCTGATGCTTGAGAATCGGACCTTTCTTCCCAACCGCAACTTTCGAGTGGTCAATCCTCGTATCCGATGCGAAGACTGGAAACTGAAGGTAAGAGTTCCGAACACCTTCATTTAGGTATTTGTCATTAAGCCCGCCACAGATACAGTTATCTGCGGAGCCGTGGGAATACCCGGGCCCGCATCGTGTTTCTGTAAACAGCTTCGGATATGGGGGGAGTAACGCACATGCCATACTCGAAGATGCATCAGGCTATCTTTACAGTCGTGGACTGAGAAGTATAGTGCAACATGGCGAGCATGTTGTCGATGCCAACCAAGTTTGCCCTAACCGATCTCGAGTCTACATGTTCTCTGGGTTTGATGAGAGGTCCACCACGAGGCAGCTTCAGAACTTTCGAGAATATCTACTCAAGGAAAGGTCCGAGGCAGATGATAGATACATGAGTAACCTAGCTTATACGTTGAACGAACGCCGTACGGTCCATGCCTGCAGAGCTGCCATTGTGGGAGCATCTCCTGCCACACTAGCAGAAGCATCATCTGGTCGGGTGAAAATTGTTAAAGCTCGTCGACGACCAACTATCGCGTTCGTCTTCACGGGACAGGGTGCGCAGTGGGCGGGAATGGGAAAGGAGCTATTCGAGGCATACCCGGTATTCCACGAATCAATCCAAAGAATCGACGACTATATGCTATCCATTGGTGCTCCTTACTGTATGGTGGGTACGTTAATCTGGTATTACCCCTTGCCAGGATTCGCTTCATGTCATGACCAGCATCCGCTGATAAATATGAATAGATGAGATCCTGAAGACTCAAGAAGTTTCGCGACTGAGCAACCCCCTCTTCAGCCAGCCCATATGTTCTGCCCTTCAGATAGCCCTGGTTGATCTACTGGCATCTTGGGGAATACATCCAGACTCAGTAACCGGACACTCTAGCGGGGAAATTGCCGCTGCATATGCTACTGGCGCATTGACCATGGAGGATGCCATGGCAGTGGCTTACTACCGAGGAGTGGTTGTCAGTAGCTCGTCTTTCGCTAATGGGCAGATAAGGGGGGCCATGCTTGCCCTCGGGACGTCTGTCCGGGAGAGCCAGTCGTATCTCGAGATGCTCCAATCGGGCAAGGCTGTTGTAGCGTGCATCAACAGCCCAACGAGTGTCACGATTGCCGGAGACCTTCCTGCTATCGATGAATTAGAGCGGATCGTTCGCGAGAAGCAAGTTTTCAGCCGCCGACTAGCAGTGGAAGTTGCATACCATTCCCACCATATGGAATTAGTTAAGGAGCAGTACTTGGGTCATATAGCGCATGTGAGCCCACGGAGCCGTGAGGAGGTTGCAAACTATCTTCATAATCGATCTgtatcctttttctcttccgtTACAGGAGCGGAGATCAACCCATCCGAACTGGATTCACGATATTGGGTTAGTAACCTTCTAAACCGGGTGAATTTTGCCGATTCGTTGCGCGCTCTGTGCTTTGAGACAATTAACCAGCGGGATCCCGTCAGGACGCTAAGAGACAAGCGAATAAAGCGAGCCGGTACGGCTCAAAAGGTCAGCGTGGATGCCCTTGTTGAGGTTGGTCCTCATGCTACACTGGCAGGGCCAATCAAGCAGACCTTGCGAGATGACACAAAGCTCAATGCAGCTGATATTTTATGCATTAGTGTTTTGACCAGAAAGAGCAATGCTATTACAACGGCTCTAACGGCTGCCGCTACACTAATGTGTACCGGATATCCCGTGGACTCCCGGGCGATTAACGATCCCACGGCTTCCCAGGAACCAAGCGTGCTTGTTGACCTCCCTCAGTATTCGTGGAGTCATACAAACACATATTGGGCAGAGCCCCGGGTTAGCAAGACCTTTCGCAATCGCAAGCATGCCAGGACAGATCTATTGGGCGTCATCGATAGGATGGCTTGTTCTTTTCAGCCTTTGTGGAGAAACTTTCTTCGCGTGTCTGAAAACCCTTGGCTATTGGATCACAGAATCGAATCTAATATTGTATATCCTGCTGCTGGGTATATTGTCATGGCGATAGAGGCATTCCTTCAGCATACCTTAATCGGTACCACTGCAGATGAGAAACCCACAATCTACATTCGTGACATATCCATTCAATCGGCTCTAGTACTCCACGAGACAGCGGCTGTAGAGACCTTACTCATACTTAACCAATGCGAGAGCAACTCTCGTGGCTCCCATCAGGCTCACAAATTTCACATTTACTCAGTCACGCAGGACAACATATGGACAGAGCATTGCAATGGTTTGATCGGAGCACAGAATGGCGATCAGGTCGAATCTGGTCTTGAATCTGAGCGAGCAGCCCACAACTTTACTTCCCTCGACATCCCATCATTTTACAAAGCCTTAGCCAGTGTCGGGCTCGAGTACGGACCGTGTTTCGCTAACATCAAGCAAGCACGCTTCAAGAACTCAACGTGTATATCAGAGATTATCACTCCAGATACTGCTGCAGTGATGCCCATGAATTTTCAGTTTCCGTTTCTGATACATCCTTGCACTTTGGACAGTATAATACACACAATATTCGTCAACACGGACACCATCAACGACCCTGCCGTTCCTGTCCGTATCGATGAGATGTGCGTGTCATGCCGCACAGATTACGCGGCTGGGAGCAAACTAAA from Aspergillus oryzae RIB40 DNA, chromosome 1 encodes the following:
- a CDS encoding uncharacterized protein (predicted protein), with the protein product MTDLRRDNTVTFHFLEGDVDSIPGPGISGFYDGPYYSYYKFPRSISDNGAEGESLLSAYDRLYDVVDEEGPFDGVLGFSHGGTLAAGFLIHHAKLYPQELPLFRCAIFINSLPPFRMDPGGTPVIDPDLNGYINIPTHEIDPGTMRGKSNASHPMPNRVIR